Proteins co-encoded in one Methylomonas albis genomic window:
- a CDS encoding type II toxin-antitoxin system VapC family toxin: MYLIDTNVISEIRKGDNANAGVRHIFDTLITQNTRLYISAITIGELRRGLDLILHRGDSIQGKLLENWLITLLQHYQTNILGIDSDIALLWGKLRVPDAQHELDKLIADTALIYDLAVVTRNAKDFKHTGVRLLNPFTGKNQ; the protein is encoded by the coding sequence GTGTATTTAATTGATACCAATGTCATCAGTGAAATCAGAAAAGGCGATAACGCTAATGCAGGCGTTCGCCACATTTTCGATACGCTAATTACGCAGAATACTCGGCTCTATATTTCAGCCATCACCATTGGCGAATTACGCCGAGGCCTCGATTTAATTTTACATCGTGGCGATAGTATTCAAGGCAAACTCCTGGAAAACTGGTTAATTACCTTACTTCAACACTATCAAACCAATATTCTCGGTATTGACAGTGATATTGCTCTGCTATGGGGAAAGCTGCGTGTTCCGGATGCTCAACACGAGCTAGATAAACTCATTGCGGACACCGCGCTCATTTATGACCTGGCCGTAGTAACTAGGAATGCTAAAGACTTTAAGCATACGGGTGTACGTTTGCTGAACCCTTTTACGGGCAAAAACCAGTAA
- a CDS encoding helix-turn-helix transcriptional regulator has translation MLERRAQLRRRESDRVEDDLYKTLSTPHCHHCLQNWDENELLLDSQKQLIYITPQATGIIKQHPKLFTLSPAFRLLNPQHAAKLESFGTDKTQDTEPLCLLLENEQEQQRILLSCHQLPKPSTSIPHAARYLLKLHYFCHFQSLKWLLFVRQYALTRAEIRLCKSLVEGLTLTEYSTQWHITTGTARSQLHGVLGKTGTRRQADLLRLIYLFTQG, from the coding sequence ATGCTAGAACGCAGAGCACAACTAAGGCGAAGAGAATCAGATCGAGTCGAGGACGATCTTTACAAGACATTATCCACCCCGCATTGCCATCATTGCTTGCAAAACTGGGATGAAAATGAGCTGTTACTGGATAGCCAAAAACAACTGATTTATATCACGCCACAAGCCACCGGCATTATCAAACAACACCCCAAACTATTTACATTATCGCCGGCATTCAGACTACTCAACCCACAACATGCCGCCAAGCTGGAAAGCTTTGGGACTGATAAAACTCAAGACACCGAGCCACTTTGTCTCTTGCTGGAAAACGAACAGGAGCAACAAAGAATCCTGTTGAGTTGCCACCAATTACCAAAGCCGTCAACCAGCATTCCCCATGCCGCCCGCTATCTGCTTAAGCTGCATTATTTCTGTCATTTTCAATCCCTGAAATGGCTGCTTTTCGTTCGCCAATACGCCCTGACCCGCGCCGAAATCCGCCTGTGTAAAAGTCTGGTCGAGGGCTTGACGCTGACTGAGTACAGCACCCAATGGCACATTACTACCGGTACCGCGCGTAGCCAATTGCATGGGGTGTTAGGGAAAACTGGGACGAGAAGGCAGGCGGATTTGTTGCGGTTGATTTATTTGTTTACGCAGGGGTAG
- the recD gene encoding exodeoxyribonuclease V subunit alpha encodes MIRQAAVIDSMQHWVAKGWLSHLNRAFVGFLLDLDPAASDPVLWAGALVSHQLDRGEVYLDLAKLCEQPGMTLAIPADDAWAIEQDAAAAELARLKVYSLEVWQAALSQSRLVSSGAGDTPLILAGNRLYLRRYWRYEQITQACIMQRLQPARDSLPVSLVARLQTLFSASSESQDWQKIACILALRARFAIITGGPGTGKTTTLTKLLALLIELAQQESDKPKHLNILLAAPTGKAAARVSESIAKALDNLAIDDSIKQAIPRKASTLHRLLGSRHDSRRFLHNRHNPIVADIVIVDEASMIDLEMMASLLEALPINAQLILLGDKDQLASVEAGSVMGDLCRGAEHAAYVAETLAWIAAYAGEQLKATAAPGSAINQQTVMLRHSHRFDAHSGIGQLAQAVNRGDALQAQAILIDTAQYPDLLPKPHAEYIALRQHPSPDAANSLLRKLVINSGDATRRGYGYYLAQINNGRPDNAERYDEWAMQVLTAFDTFQVLSALRKGPWGVEGLNQRIEEWLFAKAKQALWYEGRPVMITRNDYNLGLMNGDIGIALRDSSGKLKVAFPSADAGIDPSANLKIRWISPMRLPDVETAFAITVHKSQGSEFNHVALVLPENISPVLTRELIYTGITRAKQHFSLLESSDGVFAKAILTCRQ; translated from the coding sequence ATGATCCGGCAAGCGGCGGTAATAGACAGCATGCAGCACTGGGTAGCGAAAGGCTGGTTGAGTCATTTGAATCGGGCCTTCGTGGGATTTCTGTTGGATCTCGACCCGGCGGCGTCTGACCCGGTGCTATGGGCAGGGGCCTTGGTCAGCCATCAGCTGGATAGAGGTGAAGTGTATTTGGACTTGGCAAAACTCTGTGAGCAGCCGGGAATGACGCTGGCTATTCCTGCTGATGATGCTTGGGCAATTGAGCAGGACGCGGCGGCGGCCGAGTTGGCACGCTTAAAAGTATATAGTCTTGAGGTCTGGCAAGCGGCGCTATCGCAATCAAGACTGGTGTCATCAGGAGCAGGCGATACGCCGCTGATTTTGGCGGGCAACCGGCTGTATTTGCGGCGTTACTGGCGCTATGAACAAATCACGCAGGCCTGCATTATGCAGCGCTTGCAACCGGCGAGAGATAGCTTGCCGGTGTCGTTGGTGGCACGCTTGCAAACGCTGTTTTCCGCCAGCTCGGAAAGCCAGGATTGGCAAAAAATTGCTTGTATCCTGGCTTTGCGCGCCCGCTTTGCCATCATCACCGGCGGGCCGGGTACCGGGAAAACCACTACCTTGACCAAGCTGTTGGCCTTGTTGATTGAACTGGCGCAACAGGAGAGCGATAAACCCAAACATCTGAATATCTTGCTGGCGGCGCCGACCGGCAAAGCGGCGGCTAGAGTCAGCGAGTCGATTGCCAAAGCACTCGACAACTTGGCTATCGACGACAGTATTAAACAAGCTATTCCCAGAAAGGCCAGCACCTTGCACCGCTTGCTGGGCAGCCGGCATGATTCGCGGCGCTTTCTACACAATCGCCACAATCCTATCGTCGCCGACATCGTGATTGTCGATGAAGCGTCGATGATCGATTTGGAAATGATGGCGTCGCTTTTAGAAGCCTTACCGATCAACGCGCAGTTGATCTTACTGGGCGACAAGGACCAATTGGCATCCGTCGAGGCCGGTTCGGTGATGGGGGATTTATGTCGCGGTGCAGAACACGCCGCTTATGTTGCGGAAACGCTGGCTTGGATTGCTGCTTATGCCGGCGAACAACTCAAAGCTACCGCAGCGCCCGGTTCCGCCATCAATCAACAAACCGTCATGTTACGGCACAGTCATCGTTTCGATGCACACAGCGGCATTGGTCAATTGGCTCAAGCCGTGAATCGGGGCGATGCCTTGCAGGCTCAGGCGATCTTAATTGACACCGCACAGTACCCGGATTTGCTACCCAAACCGCATGCAGAATATATCGCCTTACGGCAACACCCCAGCCCGGACGCCGCCAATAGTTTGTTAAGAAAACTGGTGATAAATAGCGGTGACGCCACCCGCCGAGGTTATGGCTATTATTTAGCGCAAATCAATAATGGCCGGCCGGATAATGCGGAGCGCTACGACGAATGGGCCATGCAAGTGTTGACCGCCTTCGATACGTTTCAAGTGTTGTCGGCGTTGCGGAAAGGGCCTTGGGGCGTAGAGGGTCTTAATCAGCGTATTGAAGAATGGTTGTTTGCCAAAGCCAAGCAGGCGCTATGGTACGAAGGCCGGCCGGTGATGATCACCCGCAACGACTACAATCTGGGCTTAATGAACGGCGATATTGGGATTGCTTTGCGAGACAGTAGCGGCAAGCTTAAAGTGGCATTTCCCAGTGCCGATGCGGGTATCGATCCATCGGCTAATCTAAAAATACGCTGGATCTCGCCAATGCGCCTGCCGGACGTCGAAACCGCTTTCGCCATCACCGTGCATAAATCACAAGGCTCGGAGTTTAATCATGTGGCATTGGTCCTGCCGGAAAACATCAGCCCGGTGCTCACCCGCGAATTAATTTACACCGGCATCACCCGCGCCAAACAACACTTTAGCTTGTTGGAAAGCAGCGACGGGGTGTTTGCTAAAGCTATTTTGACTTGCCGACAATAG